In Sulfuricurvum sp., the following are encoded in one genomic region:
- a CDS encoding ribonuclease HII, translating to MVLCGIDEAGRGPLAGPLTIAGVILHREVVGLNDSKKLSEKKREQLFDEIIKYSTHHIARFSAEQIDNLGLSKCLAMGLEEIMEAIGEADYLYDGNSKFGVSGIRTMVKADATIPEVSAASILAKVTRDREMNALAHLYPQYGFEAHKGYGSKKHIEAIRQYGYCEIHRQSFKLKALQPALF from the coding sequence ATGGTATTATGCGGAATCGATGAAGCAGGGCGTGGACCGTTGGCGGGACCACTCACTATTGCAGGGGTAATTTTACATCGTGAGGTTGTCGGATTAAACGATTCTAAAAAGCTCTCAGAGAAAAAACGGGAACAGCTCTTTGATGAAATTATCAAATATTCAACCCACCATATAGCTCGCTTTAGTGCAGAGCAAATCGATAACCTCGGACTCTCTAAGTGTCTTGCAATGGGGTTAGAGGAGATTATGGAAGCCATCGGGGAAGCTGATTATCTCTATGATGGCAATTCAAAATTCGGCGTAAGCGGGATTCGGACGATGGTAAAAGCCGATGCAACCATACCTGAAGTCAGCGCGGCATCAATCCTCGCTAAAGTGACGCGTGATCGTGAGATGAATGCTCTAGCGCACCTCTATCCCCAATACGGTTTTGAGGCTCATAAAGGGTATGGAAGCAAGAAACATATCGAAGCGATACGCCAATACGGCTATTGCGAAATCCACCGACAAAGTTTTAAACTCAAAGCTCTACAGCCTGCGCTCTTTTAA
- a CDS encoding polysaccharide deacetylase family protein, which yields MKINNFLTFDIEEWFHANYEGVDTTHYDTRSTNLESNVDRLIDLCAEQGVQSTCFILGDVAKEKPQVVKKLFDAGHEIASHGSSHKLVYTMSPEEFRVDLKNSTDLLEQICGEKVVGFRAPSWSLKRETLPWFYTILAEEGLNYSSSIYPAKHSLFGIPDFPMTPHTPTLEPVLEIPQHLMNLFGNKVGYAGGGFLRFFPTWLIKHQMSRANAHGKSVFLYLHPREIDIDQPRLALNRIDGYFHYQGIAGCEEKLSSLIEKFQPTFIRMDKYTLKSQGDLGILPKKT from the coding sequence ATGAAGATTAATAATTTTTTGACTTTTGATATTGAAGAGTGGTTTCATGCTAACTACGAGGGGGTTGATACCACTCACTATGATACCCGCTCCACCAACCTCGAATCCAATGTAGACCGTTTAATCGATCTGTGTGCTGAGCAGGGTGTTCAATCGACCTGTTTTATTTTAGGGGATGTGGCAAAAGAGAAACCGCAGGTTGTTAAAAAACTCTTTGATGCAGGACATGAGATTGCGTCACACGGGAGTTCCCATAAGCTCGTCTATACGATGAGTCCCGAAGAGTTTCGAGTCGATTTGAAAAATTCTACCGACCTGTTGGAGCAAATTTGCGGAGAAAAAGTGGTGGGATTTCGTGCCCCTTCATGGTCGCTTAAGCGTGAAACGTTGCCGTGGTTTTATACGATATTGGCAGAAGAGGGGTTGAACTACTCCTCATCGATCTATCCGGCGAAACATTCGCTTTTTGGGATTCCCGATTTTCCGATGACACCGCACACCCCTACGTTAGAACCTGTTTTGGAGATACCCCAACATCTGATGAATCTCTTTGGGAATAAAGTGGGGTATGCCGGAGGGGGTTTTTTACGTTTTTTCCCGACGTGGTTGATAAAACACCAAATGAGTCGTGCCAATGCCCACGGCAAGTCGGTATTTCTCTATCTCCATCCCAGAGAGATCGATATCGATCAGCCCCGTTTAGCGCTTAACCGAATCGATGGTTATTTTCATTATCAAGGGATAGCGGGGTGCGAGGAAAAACTCTCTTCGCTAATCGAAAAGTTTCAACCAACGTTTATCCGCATGGATAAATACACATTAAAATCGCAAGGCGATTTGGGCATTCTGCCGAAGAAAACATAG